Proteins from a single region of Desulfobacter postgatei 2ac9:
- a CDS encoding 3-deoxy-D-manno-octulosonic acid transferase → MIFFYHIITLGLFFLCLPFLPIVWMFSAKRRANLLQRLGLFTRIPKKEANTHRIWVHALSVGEVNSSLPLVTAFKKKYPTHHIIFTASTKTGFERALALMHPGRADSPVTAVGYFPFDIWFAVMRVASRISPDLVCLVETDLWPGFLSVMHQCKIPVVLVNARLSPRSLKGYQCIGPLSKLFFSTLSCVLAQTRQDALGFEQLGVSGKRIQVTGNIKFDQPCPILSREEVSTLVRNLGFHTGDRIMVAGSTHPGEEPMVVRAFIQARRTAPELKLVIAPRDPGRCTALFRELPIAGFRVACYLDPLESKQGADIIFLNTIGILANAYALCTVAFVGGSLVAQGGHNLLEPAMFGKPVLFGPHMTDFREMTQLFIQGKGGILVEDEKALAGELEQLLRNPDHCRHTGHNARQIFNGNAGAIDACLSRMEAFLD, encoded by the coding sequence ATGATTTTTTTTTACCATATCATCACCCTGGGTCTATTCTTTTTGTGCCTGCCTTTTTTGCCGATTGTATGGATGTTTTCGGCCAAACGGCGGGCCAATCTATTACAACGCCTGGGCTTGTTTACCCGGATTCCTAAGAAAGAAGCCAATACGCACAGAATCTGGGTTCATGCCCTGTCGGTGGGAGAAGTGAACTCAAGTCTGCCCCTGGTAACCGCGTTTAAAAAAAAATATCCGACCCACCATATTATTTTTACGGCATCCACCAAAACCGGATTTGAGCGGGCCCTTGCGCTGATGCACCCGGGCCGGGCCGACTCCCCGGTTACGGCGGTGGGTTATTTCCCCTTTGATATTTGGTTTGCAGTGATGCGGGTGGCCTCACGCATTTCACCGGACCTTGTTTGTCTGGTGGAAACGGATTTGTGGCCCGGTTTTTTGTCTGTCATGCATCAATGCAAAATTCCAGTGGTCCTTGTGAATGCACGATTGTCCCCACGCTCTTTAAAGGGGTATCAGTGTATTGGGCCGTTGTCCAAACTGTTTTTTTCAACGCTTTCCTGTGTTTTGGCCCAAACCCGGCAGGACGCTTTGGGCTTTGAACAGCTTGGTGTGTCCGGGAAGCGTATTCAGGTCACCGGCAATATCAAGTTTGATCAGCCCTGTCCTATTTTATCCCGGGAAGAAGTTTCAACCCTGGTCCGGAATCTGGGATTTCACACGGGTGACCGGATAATGGTGGCCGGTTCCACCCACCCCGGTGAAGAACCCATGGTGGTCCGGGCGTTTATCCAGGCAAGACGGACAGCCCCTGAACTTAAACTTGTTATTGCCCCCCGGGATCCGGGCAGGTGTACCGCTTTGTTCAGGGAATTGCCCATAGCCGGGTTCAGGGTTGCATGCTACCTGGATCCGCTTGAAAGCAAGCAAGGTGCAGATATTATATTTCTCAACACCATCGGTATTCTGGCCAACGCCTATGCGCTTTGTACCGTTGCCTTTGTGGGTGGATCCCTGGTGGCCCAGGGCGGGCATAACCTTCTGGAACCGGCCATGTTCGGCAAACCGGTTCTTTTTGGGCCCCATATGACGGACTTTCGTGAAATGACCCAATTGTTTATCCAGGGCAAAGGCGGCATCCTGGTTGAAGACGAAAAAGCCCTGGCCGGTGAACTGGAACAATTGCTGCGCAATCCTGACCATTGCCGCCACACCGGACACAATGCCCGGCAAATTTTTAACGGCAACGCAGGGGCGATAGATGCCTGTTTAAGCCGGATGGAGGCGTTTCTTGATTAA
- the lpxK gene encoding tetraacyldisaccharide 4'-kinase, protein MIKAWLDRIEKRVLQTMENPGPFSPCCFDQVLAGCASLYKACVRLRYTMYGTGFLKSRGLDCPVISIGNLAVGGSGKTPMAIWLARMLVENGLRPVVISRGYRGALEKEAAVVSDGRQVFLDAKTCGDEPYMMAMEKAFPVVVGKDRYKAGLMALETFAPDVIILDDGFQHLKLRRDLNLVLLDYRQPLGNGRMLPAGRLRETLGMAKNRIDAIVFTRSPPDVFQLDAFHGSESQSAANDISEKLPSVPVFFCTNEPFVAQLFPAGSDNDTKNFQSWMLKGKRAVLFSGLARNAVFAHSVRDLGVNISDHLEFCDHCRYNGPDFKRILDRARALNVDLILTTRKDWVKVNPAYFRDVTVAVIDIRLRFSNSQDLEKFILDNRFGRPQRQGCP, encoded by the coding sequence TTGATTAAAGCCTGGCTTGACCGGATAGAAAAACGGGTATTGCAGACCATGGAAAACCCTGGTCCCTTTTCGCCTTGTTGCTTTGATCAGGTGCTGGCCGGCTGTGCAAGTCTGTACAAAGCCTGCGTGAGACTGCGTTATACCATGTATGGGACCGGTTTTCTGAAATCCAGGGGCCTTGATTGCCCTGTGATCTCCATCGGCAACCTGGCTGTGGGGGGATCGGGTAAGACACCCATGGCAATCTGGCTGGCCAGGATGCTGGTGGAAAACGGGTTGCGTCCCGTGGTGATCAGCCGGGGTTACAGGGGGGCACTTGAAAAAGAGGCTGCTGTGGTATCGGACGGCCGGCAGGTGTTTTTGGATGCAAAAACCTGCGGTGATGAACCTTATATGATGGCCATGGAAAAAGCCTTTCCCGTGGTGGTGGGAAAAGACCGGTATAAGGCGGGCCTTATGGCTTTGGAAACCTTTGCACCGGATGTGATCATTCTTGATGACGGATTCCAGCACCTGAAATTGCGCCGGGACCTTAATCTGGTGCTTCTGGACTACAGGCAGCCTTTGGGGAACGGCCGCATGCTCCCGGCAGGCCGGTTGCGTGAAACGCTTGGTATGGCAAAGAATAGAATTGATGCCATTGTGTTCACCCGGTCTCCCCCGGATGTATTTCAATTGGACGCGTTTCACGGATCAGAGAGTCAATCCGCGGCAAACGACATCAGTGAAAAATTGCCGTCTGTGCCGGTTTTTTTCTGCACGAATGAACCCTTTGTGGCGCAATTATTTCCGGCGGGGAGCGATAATGACACAAAAAACTTTCAATCATGGATGCTGAAAGGAAAGAGAGCTGTTCTGTTTTCAGGCCTGGCCCGGAACGCGGTCTTTGCACACTCCGTGAGGGATCTGGGGGTAAACATTTCCGACCACCTTGAATTTTGCGACCATTGCAGGTATAACGGGCCTGATTTTAAACGGATTCTGGACCGGGCTAGGGCGTTGAATGTGGATTTGATCCTGACAACCCGGAAAGATTGGGTAAAGGTAAACCCGGCATACTTCAGGGATGTGACGGTTGCTGTCATTGACATTCGGTTGCGTTTTTCCAATTCCCAAGACCTGGAAAAATTTATTTTGGACAATAGGTTTGGCAGGCCGCAACGTCAGGGTTGTCCATGA
- a CDS encoding lysophospholipid acyltransferase family protein translates to MNDDQIYRLLRLLVLALGRLPIWLADSCAHFLGLLWFKIDARHRKITLENLTRAFGDQMTPGQIKILGKQVFKNIVTIVFEFAWTLKFDRDTFLSHFTIKGVEYIKAAHARGKGVIGLLCHLGNFEMLIAGIEPVGVKGYAIYRKLDFKPLDRLIRENRSRFNLEVIPKGKSSKTAEAILNQGQIVGSLLDQSVDWYMGPFVDFFGAPACTHRGFAKLALKTKAPVLPIYTVRKNRHFTVEFLPEIPLVETGDPIKDIEINTQNYTSAIESLVRKYPDQYFWVHNRWKTKNYCPWPKTDD, encoded by the coding sequence ATGAATGATGATCAGATTTATCGGTTGTTGCGTCTTCTGGTGCTGGCCCTGGGCAGACTGCCCATTTGGCTGGCTGATTCTTGTGCCCACTTTTTAGGCCTGCTCTGGTTCAAAATTGACGCAAGACATCGAAAAATCACCCTGGAAAATCTTACCCGGGCCTTTGGCGATCAGATGACACCGGGCCAGATCAAAATACTTGGCAAACAGGTGTTTAAAAATATTGTGACCATTGTGTTCGAATTTGCATGGACCCTGAAGTTTGACCGGGATACATTTTTAAGCCATTTCACCATCAAAGGGGTGGAATATATCAAAGCGGCTCATGCCAGGGGCAAAGGGGTGATCGGATTGTTGTGTCACCTGGGGAATTTTGAAATGCTTATCGCCGGCATAGAGCCGGTGGGGGTCAAGGGATATGCCATCTATAGAAAATTAGATTTTAAGCCCCTGGACCGGCTGATCCGGGAAAATCGCAGTCGGTTTAACCTGGAAGTGATCCCCAAGGGAAAGAGCTCTAAAACAGCTGAAGCCATATTGAACCAAGGTCAAATCGTAGGGTCCCTTCTGGATCAGAGTGTGGACTGGTACATGGGCCCATTTGTGGATTTTTTTGGGGCACCGGCCTGTACCCACAGGGGCTTTGCCAAGCTGGCACTGAAAACCAAGGCGCCTGTGTTACCCATATATACGGTGCGTAAAAACCGGCATTTCACTGTGGAGTTCCTGCCTGAAATTCCCTTGGTGGAAACCGGGGACCCCATCAAAGATATTGAGATTAATACCCAGAACTATACATCGGCGATTGAGTCCCTGGTCAGAAAATATCCGGATCAGTATTTCTGGGTCCACAATCGCTGGAAAACCAAAAACTATTGCCCCTGGCCTAAAACAGATGACTAA
- the waaF gene encoding lipopolysaccharide heptosyltransferase II, translated as MTKIRLKDSSRAHILIRAANWVGDAVMTTPVVRAVRSNFPRARITVLAKPWVVPVYQNNPHVDHVMVYENQGRHKMGLGTLRLAKDMRFQRFDLAILMQNAFEAALLAFLARIPERLGYNTDARAMLLNRCIKMDPSLKKGHLIDYYLAILSSAGLDIAGRELELYPDPRDREWAQRFLDEQALSGPGRPVLGINPGATGGTAKRWFPERYAQLASGLAARHRTRVIIFGGPADRELGDEICAMAQGACINMAGRTSLSKAFALISALNLFVTNDSGLMHVAAALNVNQVAVIGSTDHIATAPANKNSVMVRQAVPCSPCLKKQCPTDHKCMDKITVDMVMAACNSFLEKEGFNG; from the coding sequence ATGACTAAAATCCGATTGAAAGACAGCAGCCGGGCACACATCCTGATCCGGGCCGCCAATTGGGTGGGAGATGCCGTTATGACTACCCCGGTGGTCCGGGCTGTGCGCTCAAATTTTCCCAGGGCCAGGATCACGGTGCTGGCCAAACCCTGGGTGGTACCGGTGTATCAGAACAACCCCCATGTTGACCATGTTATGGTGTATGAAAATCAGGGACGCCACAAAATGGGTTTAGGAACCCTCAGGCTGGCCAAAGATATGCGGTTTCAAAGGTTTGATCTGGCCATTCTGATGCAAAATGCGTTTGAGGCCGCACTGTTGGCATTCCTGGCCCGGATTCCCGAACGTTTGGGCTACAACACCGATGCCCGGGCCATGCTGCTCAACCGGTGCATCAAGATGGATCCTTCCCTGAAGAAAGGTCATCTCATTGATTATTACCTGGCCATTTTAAGCTCGGCAGGCCTTGACATTGCGGGCAGGGAGCTGGAGCTTTACCCGGATCCCCGGGACAGGGAATGGGCCCAGCGATTTCTTGATGAACAGGCATTGTCGGGTCCGGGTCGTCCCGTGCTGGGCATCAATCCCGGGGCCACCGGGGGGACGGCTAAACGCTGGTTTCCGGAACGGTACGCGCAACTTGCCTCAGGACTGGCAGCGCGCCACCGGACCCGGGTCATTATTTTCGGCGGGCCCGCAGATCGGGAGCTTGGGGATGAAATCTGCGCCATGGCCCAAGGGGCCTGCATCAACATGGCGGGCAGGACCAGCCTCTCCAAAGCCTTTGCCCTGATCAGTGCGTTAAACCTTTTTGTGACTAATGATTCCGGCCTGATGCATGTTGCCGCGGCCCTCAATGTAAATCAGGTGGCCGTGATCGGTTCCACCGACCATATTGCCACAGCCCCTGCAAATAAAAACAGTGTCATGGTCAGGCAGGCGGTTCCCTGCAGTCCCTGCCTGAAAAAGCAGTGTCCCACGGATCATAAATGCATGGATAAAATTACCGTGGATATGGTGATGGCGGCCTGCAACTCTTTTCTGGAAAAGGAGGGATTTAATGGCTGA
- a CDS encoding glycosyltransferase family 9 protein codes for MADAQKDLFAGVNRILIVKPSALGDIVHAMPFLYALKQRFPWARIDWVVAHGLHTFLEGHPMINRLWVINKDQWKKPARLRLTLKEINDLRRRLAEQHYDVCIDLSGLFRSGVISAFSKAPVRLGFKESDEGSPLFYTHKIHGSMNIHAIDRYLEIARFMGCCVDKVKYPFAPYNPVPDIMKQLPDQYAIICPSAGKPANRWHASKFGALASMLDLPAVVIASASEADIALAVEQSSKGNAVSIAGKTGLKDLLPVIAKSRYFICNDTGPMHIAAALDVPVFAIFGPANPVRTGPYGFIHTVIQKDLECSPCYAHTPCRHYRCMEELTVPEVFEKIQYALKNKKETTV; via the coding sequence ATGGCTGATGCCCAAAAGGATCTGTTTGCCGGGGTCAACCGGATTTTAATTGTCAAGCCCAGTGCCCTGGGGGATATTGTCCACGCCATGCCCTTTCTTTACGCATTGAAACAGCGGTTTCCATGGGCCAGGATCGATTGGGTGGTGGCCCATGGACTTCATACCTTTCTGGAGGGGCACCCCATGATCAACCGTCTGTGGGTGATTAACAAAGACCAATGGAAAAAACCGGCCCGGCTCAGGCTGACACTAAAGGAGATAAACGATTTGAGACGAAGGCTGGCGGAACAGCACTATGATGTGTGCATTGATTTGTCAGGCCTGTTTCGCTCCGGTGTGATTTCTGCGTTTTCCAAGGCCCCTGTCCGTTTGGGATTTAAAGAGTCGGATGAAGGCAGCCCCCTTTTTTATACCCATAAAATTCATGGATCAATGAACATTCACGCCATTGACCGGTATCTTGAAATTGCCCGTTTCATGGGCTGTTGCGTTGACAAGGTTAAATATCCGTTTGCGCCGTATAACCCCGTGCCTGATATTATGAAACAACTGCCGGATCAATATGCCATTATCTGTCCCTCTGCCGGAAAACCGGCCAACCGGTGGCACGCCTCAAAATTCGGGGCGCTTGCATCCATGCTGGACCTGCCTGCCGTGGTCATCGCCTCTGCATCGGAGGCGGATATTGCATTGGCGGTGGAACAATCATCAAAGGGAAACGCCGTGTCCATTGCCGGGAAAACAGGGCTGAAGGATCTTTTGCCGGTCATTGCAAAGTCGCGGTATTTTATCTGTAACGACACCGGACCCATGCATATTGCCGCGGCCCTGGATGTTCCGGTCTTTGCCATATTCGGACCGGCCAACCCGGTTCGGACCGGCCCCTATGGTTTTATCCACACAGTAATTCAAAAGGACCTGGAGTGTTCCCCTTGTTACGCCCATACCCCATGCAGACACTACAGGTGCATGGAAGAGCTGACCGTTCCTGAAGTGTTTGAAAAGATACAGTATGCATTAAAAAATAAGAAGGAAACCACCGTATGA
- a CDS encoding glycosyltransferase family 2 protein: MTIVSSPKLSVYIIAYNEADKIEAALKSVAWADEVVVADSFSTDNTAKIAQDHGARVIQLPFEGFGKLREDAINACSHDWVFSLDADERCTEIAKKEIIKIINDPNSLDAYYVPRRNYFMGKWIRHAGYYPDFRQPQLFRKGVLKFMHDAVHERYEVVSDRKCGYFKSFIFQIPFKDLEEMFRKMNRYSTLGAQKLNAAGQKSGMFKALAHGLWALFSMYILKLGCLDGWPGFIISLSSFESTFYKYAKLHLKQKGLDVFIHNPLPKV; encoded by the coding sequence ATGACTATAGTTTCATCCCCGAAGTTGTCTGTTTATATTATAGCGTATAATGAAGCCGATAAAATTGAAGCTGCATTAAAAAGTGTGGCCTGGGCGGACGAAGTGGTTGTTGCCGATTCCTTCAGCACCGATAATACGGCAAAAATTGCGCAGGATCACGGGGCCAGGGTGATTCAGCTCCCCTTTGAAGGGTTTGGCAAACTCAGGGAAGATGCCATCAATGCGTGCAGCCACGACTGGGTGTTTAGCTTGGATGCTGATGAGCGGTGTACCGAAATTGCAAAAAAAGAAATTATTAAGATCATAAATGATCCCAACAGCCTGGATGCATATTATGTCCCCCGTCGAAATTATTTTATGGGAAAATGGATCCGGCATGCAGGGTATTATCCGGATTTCCGCCAGCCCCAGTTGTTCAGAAAAGGTGTACTCAAGTTTATGCACGACGCGGTTCATGAACGGTACGAGGTGGTCAGTGACAGGAAATGCGGTTACTTTAAGTCCTTTATCTTTCAGATCCCTTTTAAGGATCTTGAAGAAATGTTTAGAAAAATGAACCGATATTCCACCCTTGGTGCCCAAAAGCTTAATGCGGCAGGTCAAAAGTCAGGGATGTTCAAGGCTCTTGCCCATGGCTTGTGGGCTTTGTTCAGCATGTATATTTTAAAACTGGGCTGCCTGGACGGTTGGCCGGGATTTATTATTTCTCTTAGCAGTTTTGAAAGTACGTTCTATAAGTACGCTAAACTTCACTTAAAACAAAAAGGACTGGACGTTTTTATTCACAATCCGTTGCCAAAGGTTTGA
- a CDS encoding glycosyltransferase family 2 protein, giving the protein MTDVTIIILSYNTKELLLNCIKSVFETIKELSFEVVVVDNNSHDGSPKAVLKAFPDVRVIENSENLGFAKANNIVLRETKSPYALLLNSDTILTQGAVKAICDFMEEKDDAGICAGQLLNEDGTKQNSFAYFPGIFTLLFNESLINTISPFRKNKHSITHTEVKVDSCIGACILMKMEAVRKAGFFDESFFFFFEETDLALTMHQNGWFSYIVPRAKIYHLGGQSVGHSIKSRLLFSQSRRIYYKKHFPLLSCVYMPLIMVRLTADLLINLTVWTLTLFFATGKKNKAMLYYELLIWHMKGCPAVQ; this is encoded by the coding sequence ATGACAGATGTTACGATTATTATTTTAAGCTACAATACAAAAGAACTGCTTCTCAACTGCATTAAAAGCGTATTTGAAACCATAAAAGAGCTTTCTTTTGAAGTTGTGGTGGTTGACAACAACTCCCACGACGGCAGTCCCAAGGCAGTTCTTAAGGCTTTTCCCGATGTCCGTGTGATTGAAAACAGTGAAAATCTTGGATTTGCCAAAGCAAACAACATCGTACTCAGAGAGACGAAAAGCCCGTATGCGCTCCTGCTCAATTCAGACACAATCCTGACCCAGGGGGCTGTGAAGGCAATTTGCGATTTTATGGAAGAAAAAGATGATGCCGGCATATGCGCCGGTCAGCTGTTAAATGAAGATGGAACAAAACAAAACTCCTTTGCTTACTTTCCAGGTATTTTTACCCTCCTGTTTAATGAGAGCCTTATTAATACCATCTCTCCCTTTCGGAAAAACAAACATTCCATCACACACACCGAGGTAAAGGTGGACTCATGCATTGGCGCATGCATTCTCATGAAAATGGAAGCCGTGAGAAAAGCAGGCTTTTTTGACGAATCCTTTTTCTTTTTCTTTGAAGAGACCGATTTAGCCCTTACCATGCATCAAAATGGATGGTTTTCATATATCGTTCCCAGGGCAAAAATCTATCATTTAGGCGGACAAAGTGTCGGCCACAGTATTAAATCAAGGCTGCTTTTTTCCCAGTCCCGGCGAATTTATTATAAAAAACACTTTCCTTTGCTTTCCTGCGTATATATGCCGTTGATCATGGTAAGGCTGACGGCAGATTTGCTCATAAATCTAACGGTATGGACGCTGACTCTATTTTTTGCAACCGGGAAAAAAAACAAGGCCATGCTCTACTATGAACTTCTTATCTGGCATATGAAGGGATGCCCCGCCGTCCAGTGA
- a CDS encoding glucosamine inositolphosphorylceramide transferase family protein has product MIKLPNLFFYRKKLVPQTPPPDCQWSIGIYEGVSPFTLQPPINITNPILSPCDVSDGQSILVADPFGVRYEDKHYLFFESEVKTKTGYRGKIALASSEDGTTWHYEKVVLNEPFHLSYPYVFIWENQFYLIPESRQFRQIRLYRAVSFPFHWELDTILLKGKRFADNSLFFYNDIWWLFTDSGNSTLRLYFSQHLKGPYKQHQKSPIRKKDPHYARPAGRVILYQNNPIRFAQDTLPIYGSKVWGFKITTLTTKAYSEEPITTPVLEASGAGWNSHGMHTVDATQLPDGSWRAYVDGYGSSKGSSV; this is encoded by the coding sequence ATGATTAAGCTCCCCAACTTATTTTTTTATAGGAAAAAATTGGTTCCGCAAACGCCACCCCCTGATTGCCAATGGTCCATCGGCATCTATGAGGGTGTTTCCCCTTTTACCTTACAACCGCCTATCAATATAACCAACCCAATTCTATCCCCCTGTGACGTATCCGATGGACAGTCAATACTTGTCGCAGACCCTTTTGGTGTCCGGTATGAAGATAAGCACTACCTTTTTTTTGAATCTGAGGTGAAAACTAAAACCGGTTATAGAGGAAAGATAGCCTTGGCAAGCAGTGAGGACGGGACAACATGGCATTATGAGAAGGTTGTCCTTAACGAGCCTTTTCATCTTTCTTATCCTTATGTATTTATTTGGGAAAATCAATTTTACCTTATTCCTGAATCCAGACAATTCCGGCAGATTCGACTGTATCGTGCTGTATCATTCCCTTTTCACTGGGAACTGGATACCATCTTACTGAAAGGCAAGCGTTTTGCAGACAATAGTCTTTTTTTCTATAATGATATTTGGTGGTTGTTTACAGATTCGGGGAATTCGACTCTTAGGCTATATTTTTCCCAGCATTTGAAAGGTCCTTACAAACAGCATCAGAAAAGTCCGATACGCAAAAAAGATCCCCATTATGCACGCCCTGCAGGACGGGTGATTTTGTATCAAAATAACCCGATTCGTTTTGCCCAAGATACCTTGCCCATATATGGGAGTAAAGTATGGGGCTTTAAGATCACTACATTGACGACTAAAGCTTATAGTGAAGAACCCATTACAACCCCTGTCCTTGAGGCTTCCGGAGCTGGATGGAACAGCCATGGCATGCATACTGTTGACGCAACCCAATTGCCGGATGGCTCCTGGCGGGCTTATGTTGATGGATATGGATCGAGCAAGGGAAGTAGTGTCTAA
- a CDS encoding O-antigen ligase family protein — translation MISHINLSKVCSSALILLAATIPVSTAMTYMVLGIFLLFWILDNFKNPLKELTVIIKSNPVAMAGCTFFLIHIAGLSYTGAGQEKILESLQNGGKFLFIAMAMIYLKKEKNTRAVLISFIGAMGIILLLSYLIRVSMVPGFIPVKGNPFDCYVFHDHIKHNTFMAFTVFATAVLARSAKTLKARLLWTGFSFLALINVLFMVNGRTGHLISLVLFMYYFFSWSNRKSIVIASIICLCMGLSLWVYPSNPLLTRARIAVNEIRGWNYGKPASWTSSSGLRLEFYTNSLKLIRKSPFIGTGTGSFQTSYSKLIKGTQFHRSDNPHNDFLMTGAQFGLVGILVLLSFFLTQWCYARLLQKKKRILLARGFVLTIITACMVASPLKDSAEGWFFALMSATLFAPQS, via the coding sequence AGCAAAGTCTGCAGTTCCGCACTGATTTTATTGGCAGCTACCATCCCTGTATCCACGGCCATGACCTATATGGTCTTAGGAATTTTCCTTTTGTTCTGGATTCTGGACAACTTCAAGAACCCGTTAAAAGAATTGACAGTTATCATAAAATCCAACCCTGTGGCGATGGCCGGCTGTACATTTTTCCTGATTCATATAGCAGGGCTTTCCTATACCGGTGCCGGGCAGGAAAAAATACTTGAGAGCCTGCAGAACGGCGGTAAGTTCCTATTCATAGCCATGGCCATGATCTATTTAAAGAAAGAAAAAAATACCCGGGCTGTTTTGATATCATTTATTGGTGCCATGGGAATAATTCTTCTTCTCTCGTATCTGATACGGGTCAGCATGGTGCCGGGCTTTATACCTGTAAAGGGCAACCCGTTTGACTGTTATGTTTTCCATGATCACATCAAACACAATACATTCATGGCATTTACTGTATTTGCTACGGCAGTGCTGGCCAGGTCGGCTAAAACACTTAAAGCACGACTTCTATGGACAGGATTCAGTTTCCTGGCCTTAATCAATGTATTATTCATGGTAAACGGGCGAACCGGCCATCTAATTAGCCTTGTCCTTTTTATGTACTATTTTTTTTCATGGAGCAACCGCAAAAGTATTGTAATCGCCTCTATCATCTGTCTTTGCATGGGGCTTTCTTTATGGGTCTATCCATCCAATCCTTTGTTAACAAGAGCCCGTATCGCAGTCAATGAAATAAGGGGATGGAATTACGGAAAACCGGCAAGTTGGACCTCATCTTCCGGTCTCCGCCTTGAATTCTACACAAATTCTCTTAAACTTATAAGAAAAAGCCCTTTCATCGGTACAGGCACAGGCAGCTTCCAAACATCCTACTCTAAATTGATAAAAGGAACCCAATTTCATCGATCAGACAATCCCCATAACGATTTTTTGATGACTGGTGCTCAGTTTGGCCTGGTCGGTATTTTGGTTCTTCTCTCTTTTTTCCTCACCCAATGGTGCTATGCGCGATTGTTACAAAAGAAAAAAAGGATACTGCTTGCCCGGGGTTTTGTCTTAACCATCATAACAGCCTGTATGGTCGCGTCTCCGCTCAAAGACAGTGCTGAAGGCTGGTTTTTTGCATTAATGAGTGCAACCCTGTTTGCACCGCAAAGTTAG